The Molothrus aeneus isolate 106 chromosome 30, BPBGC_Maene_1.0, whole genome shotgun sequence genome contains a region encoding:
- the PFDN5 gene encoding prefoldin subunit 5, producing MAQAVSVGELGLPQLELLKGQLEQEVEFLSSSLAQLKVVQTKFVEAKECLNVLHKGNEGKDLLVPLTSSMYVPGKLQDTRTVLVDVGTGYYVEKSADDARAFFKRKIEFLTRQMEKIQPALQEKHAMKQAVLEMMTQKLQQLTAAQGVPGGAKA from the exons ATGGCGCAGGCCGTGAGCGTGGGGGAAttggggctgccccagctggagctgctcaaggggcagctggaacag GAGGTGGAGTTCCTGTCCTCGTCCCTGGCGCAGCTCAAGGTGGTGCAGACCAAGTTCGTGGAGGCCAAGGAGTGCCTGAATGTGCTGCACAAAGGCAACGAGG GCAAAGATCTCCTGGTGCCTCTCACCAGCTCC ATGTACGTGCCAGGCAAGCTCCAGGACACACGGACAGTCCTGGTGGACGTGGGCACCGGGTACTACGTGGagaag TCCGCCGACGACGCCCGGGCGTTTTTCAAGCGCAAAATCGAATTCCTGACGCGGCAGATGGAGAAAATCCAACCGGCCCTGCAGGAGAAGCACGCCATGAAACAGG CCGTGCTGGAGATGATGAcgcagaagctgcagcagctgacGGCGGCtcagggggtcccggggggggccAAGGCGTag
- the C1QL4 gene encoding complement C1q-like protein 4 produces MLLLLLVAIPLLVHGSKAAAHYEMLGSCRMVCDPYPELPPAASPPPFPPAAKGEPGRKGRAGLRGPPGPPGPRGPPGEPGRPGPPGPPGPGPGGYIPSFYSPKIAFYAGLRKPHEGYEVLRFDDVVTNVGNYYEPSSGKFTCPLPGIYFFTYHVLMRGGDGTSMWADLMKNGQVRASAIAQDADQNYDYASNSVILHLDVGDEVFVKLDGGKVHGGNTNKYSTFSGFIIYPD; encoded by the exons atgctgctgctgctgctcgtgGCCATCCCGCTGCTGGTGCACGGCTCCAAGGCGGCCGCGCACTACGAGATGCTGGGCAGCTGCCGCATGGTCTGCGACCCCTACCCCGAGCTGCCCCCGGCCGCCTCCCCGCCGCCCTTCCCGCCCGCCGCTAAGGGCGAACCGGGCCGCAAGGGCCGCGCCGGTCTCCGCgggccgccggggccgccggggccgcggggacCCCCGGGAGAGCCGGGCCGGCCGGGCCCGCCGGGACctccggggccggggccgggcgggtaCATCCCGTCCTTCTACAGCCCCAAAATCGCTTTTTACGCCGGCCTGAGGAAGCCGCACGAGGGCTACGAGGTGCTGCGCTTCGACGACGTCGTCACCAACGTGGGCAACTACTACGAGCCCTCGAGCGGCAAATTCACCTGCCCCCTGCCCGGCATCTACTTCTTCACCTACCACGTCCTGATGCGCGGCGGGGACGGCACCAGCATGTGGGCCGACCTGATGAAGAACGGGCAG GTCCGTGCCAGCGCCATCGCCCAGGACGCCGACCAGAACTACGACTACGCCAGCAACAGCGTCATCCTGCACCTGGACGTGGGCGACGAGGTGTTCGTCAAACTGGACGGGGGCAAAGTGCACGGCGGCAACACCAACAAATACAGCACCTTCTCGGGCTTCATCATCTACCCCGACTga